The genomic region CAGCGGCGAGCGCTTGATGTTGATGCCCGGGCCCAGCAGGACGCCGACGTTCTCGATCGCGGTCTCGGTGCCGAGCGCCTCACCGACGCGCTCGACGAGCTCGACGTCCCACGACGATCCGAGGCCGACAGCCGGCGGGAAGCAGGTGGCGGGAACGCTGTCGGCGAGGCCGAGGTGATCGCTCGATCCCGCCTGCTTGCGCAGTCCGTGCGGGCCGTCCGTGACCATGATGGCCGGGATGCCGACCCGCTCGATCGGCTTGGTGTACCAGAAGCTCGCTCCGCTGGTGAGGGACGCCTTCTCCTCGAGCGTGAGATCGGCGGTGGTCGCCGGGGAGGCGATCAGAGTGGTGTCGGTCATCGTCGAATCCGTTCCGTTCTGCCGCGATCTGCGCGACAAGAAAACCTTATGTCATTTGGTTTTCAAAAATCAAGCATTATTCGGTTTACTGGTGGCATGGCACAGCGGGGTTCCTACGCAAAGGGAGTGGCGAAGCGCGAGGAGATCCTCGAGCGCTCACTCGAGGTCATCGCGCGCGAGGGCTATCGCGGCGCGTCCGTGAAGGAGCTCGCGGACGCGGTCGGGTTGAGCCAGGCGGGGCTCCTCCACTACTTCGACAGCAAGGAGGAGCTGTTCACCGAGGTGCTGCGCAAGAGGGATGAACAGGACTCCCGCAGCTTCGGCTCGGATCGCCCGGAAGACCCGACGGCGCTGCGCGACGGCTTCGTGGCCGTGATCCGGCACAACGCCGACGTCCCCGGTCTGGTGCAGCTCTACTCCCGGCTGGCCGTGGACGCCGCGGATCCCACCCACCCCGCGCACCGCTATTTCCTCCAGCGCAGCGACGGCCTGCGCACCGGCTTCGCCGAGGCGCTTGCGGCGATGCAGCGCGAGGGACGTCTGACGTCCGCCGTCGAGCCCGACACGCTCGCCCGCATCATCGTCGCCGTCGCCGATGGGCTCCAGCTGCAGTGGATGCAGGACTCCACGATCGACATGGCCGCGCACATCGAGGCCCTCTTCCAGGCCCTGGACCCCACTGCCACGACGTCGCCCGCCGACGCGGAGGCCGCACGATGAGCGCCGCGACGACCTCCGGCGTCGACGTCCGGATCGCGCCGGGCATCGTTCGAGGGTCCTGGCGCGGCGAGGCGGGGACGCCCGGCGCATCCGCCGCCTTCCTCGGCATCCCCTTCGCGCTGCCTCCGGTCGGCGACCTCCGCTTCGCCGCGCCCGCCCCCGTGCCCGCGTGGGACGGCGTGCGCGATGCCACCGCGTTCGGCGCCACCCCCCAGCGCGGCGACACGGGGATCACGCTCATCCCCGAGCCGAGCGTGCCGGGCGAGAGCACGCTGAATCTGAACGTCTTCACGCCGCGGCCCGACGAGACCGCGCCGGCCATGCCCGTCCTGGTGTACATCCACGGCGGCGGCTTCGTCTCGGGATCGCCCGCGAGCCCCTGGTACGACGGCGCTTCGTTCGCCCGGGACGGGGTCGTGACCGTCACCGTGTCGTACCGGCTGGGATTCGACGGCTTCGGAGACATCCCCGGGGCTCCCGGCAACCGAGGCGTGCGCGACTGGCTCGCCGCGCTCGAATGGGTCCAGGAGAACATCCACGCCTTCGGCGGCGACCCCGGCCGCGTCACGATCGCCGGGCAGTCCGCCGGCGGCGGCGCCGTCCTGACGCTTCTGGGCATGCCCGCGGCACAGCACCTGTTCCACGCCGCGTGGTCGATGTCGGGGCCGCTGCGCGACATCCCGCTCGAGCGGGCGCAGGCGCTGTCGGTGGAGATGGCGCGGCTGGCGGGCGTTCCCGCCACCCGCGCCGGCTTCGCCACGCTCTCCGAAGAGCGCGTGAGCGAACTGCAGCGGCAGGTCGCGGCGCCGGCGTCCACGAGCGCCCTCGGCCCGATCGTCTCGATGATCGAAGATGGCCTCGCGTGGGGCCCCATGATCGACGGCGACCTGATCCCGCGCCCGACGATCGCGTCGATCCGCGACGGGGTCGGCGCCGACAAGCCGCTCGTGCTGGGCGCGACCGACGACGAGTTCACGATGGTGACCGATGCCATGACCGGCGACATCGATCTCGCTGCGGCACTCCGTCTGCGCCTGAAGGACGGGCTCTCACTCGAGCGATACCTCGAGGACAATCGCGCGCAGCAGGCGAAGGGCGACGCCGCGATGCTCGGCCGCTTCGTCAGTGATGCCGTGTTCCGGTCGGCGGTGGTGCGCGTCGCGCGGGCGCGAGCGGGCGCCCCCACGTGGGTCTACCGCTTCACCTGGCCGTCGCCGACGTTCCGCTGGGCGCTGCACTGCATCGACGTGCCCTTCTGGTTCGACTGCCTCACGGCGCCGGGCGTTCCGGCCATCGCCGGCGATGCGCCGCCGCCGGCCCTCGCGGATGCGGTCCACGGCAGCGCGGTCGCGCTCATCGGGCACGGCGATCCCGGCTGGCTGCCGTGGTCTCAGGAGCCGGGCGCCACGCGCATGTTCGATGCCGACGCGG from Microbacter sp. GSS18 harbors:
- a CDS encoding helix-turn-helix domain containing protein, which codes for MAKREEILERSLEVIAREGYRGASVKELADAVGLSQAGLLHYFDSKEELFTEVLRKRDEQDSRSFGSDRPEDPTALRDGFVAVIRHNADVPGLVQLYSRLAVDAADPTHPAHRYFLQRSDGLRTGFAEALAAMQREGRLTSAVEPDTLARIIVAVADGLQLQWMQDSTIDMAAHIEALFQALDPTATTSPADAEAAR
- a CDS encoding carboxylesterase family protein, giving the protein MSAATTSGVDVRIAPGIVRGSWRGEAGTPGASAAFLGIPFALPPVGDLRFAAPAPVPAWDGVRDATAFGATPQRGDTGITLIPEPSVPGESTLNLNVFTPRPDETAPAMPVLVYIHGGGFVSGSPASPWYDGASFARDGVVTVTVSYRLGFDGFGDIPGAPGNRGVRDWLAALEWVQENIHAFGGDPGRVTIAGQSAGGGAVLTLLGMPAAQHLFHAAWSMSGPLRDIPLERAQALSVEMARLAGVPATRAGFATLSEERVSELQRQVAAPASTSALGPIVSMIEDGLAWGPMIDGDLIPRPTIASIRDGVGADKPLVLGATDDEFTMVTDAMTGDIDLAAALRLRLKDGLSLERYLEDNRAQQAKGDAAMLGRFVSDAVFRSAVVRVARARAGAPTWVYRFTWPSPTFRWALHCIDVPFWFDCLTAPGVPAIAGDAPPPALADAVHGSAVALIGHGDPGWLPWSQEPGATRMFDADAATGDIRLDGYASVEALV